In one Dermacentor albipictus isolate Rhodes 1998 colony chromosome 4, USDA_Dalb.pri_finalv2, whole genome shotgun sequence genomic region, the following are encoded:
- the LOC135914663 gene encoding tetraspanin-33-like, which produces MAKAASSSRQRATVTAATPQDTQPTTRRTETAASQKLSEVEKSLSTTTRLQSELRIRGIIVGVNLVVVLLSLVALWCAAYTHWVLPSSERGDLLTSLMHKSFLFTFFMHLDVFVAVVSVSLSAVAACGLVGALRENIAVLEAYQSLLAVIILVNSITAIAAALGPQSARDKLKESAYVEFVQGYRQSEYFQHLIDTLQRSMRCCGFSRDTFRDWDRNEYFHCAMGNPSRERCSVPFSCCRLRVLDVNDSSNLPVLARRFCGHGVLLMDDQEAWQRVYTRSCADAALTYVMDNLVTFVGAGMTLNMFLLFMLITSVVLQDQIQTISAISEAYYETLNEGQEAMQEAGLIKLPEKPRNKPADKSPDKANDKVAQ; this is translated from the coding sequence aTGGCGAAGGCAGCGAGTAGTAGCCGTCAAAGAGCTACCGTAACGGCAGCGACCCCACAGGATACGCAGCCGACGACGCGACGCACGGAAACTGCAGCGTCCCAGAAGCTATCGGAGGTGGAGAAGAGTCTCTCGACGACCACTCGCCTCCAGAGCGAGCTCAGGATTCGCGGCATCATCGTGGGCGTCAACCTGGTCGTGGTGCTGCTGTCGCTGGTCGCGCTGTGGTGCGCCGCGTACACGCACTGGGTGCTGCCCTCTTCGGAGCGAGGCGACCTGCTCACCAGCCTGATGCACAAGTCCTTCCTCTTCACCTTCTTCATGCACCTCGACGTGTTCGTGGCGGTCGTCAGCGTGTCGCTGTCTGCAGTCGCCGCCTGCGGCCTGGTCGGCGCGCTTCGCGAGAACATCGCCGTGCTCGAGGCCTACCAGAGCCTGCTGGCCGTCATAATCCTGGTCAACAGCATCACGGCCATCGCGGCCGCGCTGGGACCGCAGTCGGCGCGCGACAAGCTCAAGGAGAGCGCGTACGTCGAGTTCGTCCAGGGCTACCGGCAGTCCGAGTACTTCCAGCACCTGATCGACACGCTCCAGAGGTCCATGCGCTGCTGCGGCTTCTCTCGGGACACGTTCCGCGACTGGGACCGCAACGAGTACTTCCACTGCGCCATGGGCAATCCGAGCCGCGAGCGTTGCTCGGTGCCCTTCTCTTGCTGCCGGCTTCGCGTGCTGGACGTGAACGACTCGTCCAACCTGCCGGTGCTGGCGAGGCGCTTCTGCGGCCACGGCGTGCTGCTCATGGACGACCAAGAGGCCTGGCAGCGCGTCTACACGCGCAGCTGCGCCGACGCCGCGCTGACGTACGTCATGGACAACCTCGTGACGTTCGTCGGCGCCGGCATGACGCTCAACATGTTCCTGCTGTTCATGCTCATCACGTCCGTGGTGCTGCAGGACCAGATTCAGACGATATCGGCCATCTCCGAGGCGTACTACGAAACGCTGAACGAAGGCCAGGAGGCCATGCAGGAAGCCGGCCTCATCAAGCTCCCCGAAAAGCCGCGGAACAAGCCAGCCGACAAAAGCCCCGACAAGGCAAACGACAAGGTGGCCCAATAG